In Leptospira perdikensis, a single genomic region encodes these proteins:
- a CDS encoding LIC20153 family lipoprotein, whose product MSLIAGLSFQCEKKEEEDNTALLALAALTTSSGDCTVTAPPRASINTWQSIVTANGTATISKIGSVPVVGHQTAALKLTAKNGTTVALSGNSFVIVYQSSTCPLTTSTRTGFTPTSLTDSNSEFTNSYTVSGSGTITFTAAADYHIFFYAIPSRGQAASVTYTVAGL is encoded by the coding sequence TTGAGTTTGATAGCCGGACTCTCCTTTCAGTGTGAAAAAAAAGAAGAGGAAGACAACACTGCTCTCCTCGCTCTTGCAGCTTTAACAACTTCTTCAGGTGATTGCACGGTTACAGCACCTCCGAGAGCAAGTATCAACACTTGGCAAAGTATTGTGACTGCCAACGGAACGGCTACTATTAGCAAAATCGGTTCAGTACCAGTTGTAGGTCATCAAACAGCTGCCCTCAAACTTACTGCGAAAAACGGAACCACTGTTGCTCTTAGCGGAAACTCTTTTGTAATTGTATATCAATCTTCAACATGCCCACTGACAACTTCAACTAGAACAGGTTTTACACCGACTAGTTTAACAGATTCTAATAGTGAGTTTACGAATTCATATACAGTTTCTGGATCAGGAACGATCACTTTTACAGCTGCTGCTGATTATCATATTTTCTTTTACGCGATTCCATCTCGTGGACAAGCTGCTAGCGTAACTTATACAGTTGCAGGCTTATAA
- a CDS encoding HmuY family protein yields the protein MSDQDLFVKQLITNLVNAGNPNALDKIVFSRANGDGSYTTRFNATNLDFYIYFQFEGNKQIPFSEKDSLTWDFAFNRYKAATNSGETNRFGLGGACKSNTTDFAVASSTSAASQGCSTFTVDAATTTQGIGGAGAVYVGNAIVTEWYYYTIGFLTPKPDIFLIRSGTGLNTYAIHIENYYSDAGTSGYPTIRWKKLP from the coding sequence TTGTCAGACCAAGACTTGTTTGTAAAACAATTGATCACCAACCTGGTCAATGCAGGGAATCCCAATGCTTTAGATAAAATTGTTTTTTCAAGAGCCAACGGTGACGGAAGTTACACAACTAGGTTTAATGCGACCAATTTAGATTTTTATATTTATTTTCAATTTGAAGGGAACAAACAAATCCCTTTTTCAGAAAAAGATTCCCTTACCTGGGACTTTGCATTCAACAGATACAAAGCTGCGACAAACTCCGGAGAAACCAATCGGTTTGGACTCGGAGGAGCTTGTAAAAGTAATACTACTGATTTTGCAGTGGCAAGTTCTACTTCTGCGGCAAGCCAAGGCTGTAGTACATTTACAGTTGATGCAGCTACCACTACACAAGGAATAGGTGGAGCTGGTGCGGTTTATGTAGGAAATGCAATTGTAACGGAGTGGTATTATTATACCATTGGATTCTTAACTCCTAAACCTGATATTTTTCTCATTCGTTCAGGAACAGGTTTAAATACTTACGCCATTCATATCGAAAATTACTATAGTGATGCGGGAACTTCCGGTTATCCGACCATCCGATGGAAAAAACTTCCCTAA
- a CDS encoding TonB-dependent receptor plug domain-containing protein, producing MHCLIQFLLPIICLFVLFVGEIHSQTRPRETGKKTKTTDQQTQNTTTPPTTTDTNTTGENTNPQTTGTTTPVSEEGNKEETPTEEVDRFKDLDNKNGIVVTGSRGERRLKDSAVATEVISRKRIEQTGARNLGEVLDTQTGINVTPFFGGSQVQMLGLDSKYVLFLVDGQRIAGRLNNTIDLTRFKVQNIERVEIVKGSSSSLYGADAIGGVINIITKQAEKPEHYQFRTTYGNGRQTNFGTQGEKNMIADVGFKNDFVATNFFGGFNQSAAYDLDPKTPATTGNAFQDNNVGGNMTFNPDGQFKVKTGINYLNRNQAGVDSRSNGGVFDRTNLTNDFLGLGALEYTYGKRNMVSLRGNFSRWENHYKLDQRNSNELDVKELTNEFSSQGVAQIDHEINKDHMVTAGVESYSEELQSDRLQRRNAYRTRRAAFIQDEWIIWRQGFVWRLVPGVRHDVDSQFGGQTTPKIATKVDITSNLVFRASYGKGFRPPSFRELYLRFENPGVGYVVDGNDKLRPEKSTTVNADIEYTPFKFWTLSLSIFRNDITDLIQYSFGTRTSEFANFQLKNIQRAYTRGVEAGSRVRFLKYFALELGYNQTDTRDLTTDRPLEGRALHQGTMNFFVNAPGGWEFALRAKRLDKRPFYSTTNEFTAGSSTALIDQQTKSVEENNKVVYGKPFTLLNVRMEKKFFDGRMSLFLGVDNVLDQYELTYNPIRPRFYYGGLQATF from the coding sequence ATGCATTGTTTGATTCAGTTTCTTTTACCTATCATTTGTCTTTTTGTACTTTTTGTCGGAGAAATCCATTCCCAAACACGTCCTCGCGAAACGGGAAAAAAAACGAAAACGACAGACCAACAAACACAAAACACTACAACTCCGCCAACAACAACGGATACAAATACTACAGGTGAGAATACAAATCCTCAAACTACAGGAACCACCACTCCTGTTTCTGAAGAGGGAAATAAAGAAGAAACTCCCACCGAAGAAGTGGACCGATTCAAAGATTTAGATAATAAAAATGGGATCGTGGTTACTGGCTCTCGTGGGGAGAGACGTCTCAAAGATTCAGCAGTGGCAACGGAAGTAATTTCTAGAAAACGAATTGAACAAACGGGTGCACGTAACTTAGGTGAGGTGTTAGATACCCAAACCGGAATCAACGTCACTCCTTTTTTTGGAGGTTCCCAAGTGCAGATGCTTGGACTCGATTCCAAATATGTACTATTTCTTGTGGATGGACAACGTATTGCAGGAAGATTGAACAATACCATTGACCTCACTCGATTTAAGGTACAGAACATTGAACGAGTAGAAATTGTAAAAGGTAGTTCATCATCTTTATACGGTGCTGATGCCATCGGTGGTGTGATCAATATCATCACCAAACAAGCCGAAAAACCAGAACACTATCAATTCCGAACTACCTATGGAAACGGAAGACAAACCAACTTTGGAACCCAAGGCGAAAAAAACATGATCGCTGATGTGGGTTTCAAAAATGATTTTGTAGCAACTAATTTTTTTGGTGGGTTCAATCAATCCGCTGCTTATGACTTAGATCCCAAAACTCCGGCCACAACGGGAAACGCATTCCAAGATAACAACGTCGGTGGAAACATGACTTTCAACCCTGATGGTCAATTTAAAGTAAAAACAGGAATTAATTATTTAAACCGAAACCAAGCTGGAGTTGATTCTAGATCCAATGGTGGTGTATTTGATAGAACCAATCTAACTAACGATTTCCTTGGGTTAGGTGCTTTAGAATATACATACGGAAAACGAAACATGGTTTCTTTACGAGGGAATTTTTCTCGTTGGGAAAACCATTATAAATTAGACCAAAGAAATTCCAATGAACTGGATGTAAAAGAACTCACCAACGAATTTTCATCGCAAGGTGTCGCTCAGATTGATCATGAAATCAATAAAGACCATATGGTCACTGCTGGTGTTGAATCCTATTCAGAAGAATTACAATCGGATCGTTTACAAAGAAGGAATGCTTATCGAACAAGAAGAGCCGCCTTCATTCAAGACGAGTGGATCATTTGGCGCCAAGGATTTGTTTGGCGGTTAGTTCCAGGAGTTCGCCATGACGTCGACTCCCAATTTGGTGGACAAACTACCCCTAAAATTGCCACCAAAGTAGATATCACGAGCAACCTGGTCTTTCGCGCAAGTTACGGAAAAGGTTTTCGACCTCCTTCTTTTCGCGAGTTGTATTTACGTTTTGAAAACCCTGGAGTGGGATATGTTGTGGATGGAAATGACAAACTAAGGCCAGAAAAATCAACAACGGTCAATGCAGACATCGAGTACACTCCCTTTAAGTTTTGGACCCTATCTTTAAGTATCTTTCGCAATGACATTACTGACCTCATTCAATATAGTTTTGGAACAAGAACCAGCGAATTTGCTAATTTTCAATTGAAGAACATACAACGTGCTTATACGAGGGGTGTGGAAGCTGGATCCCGAGTTCGGTTTCTCAAGTATTTTGCTTTGGAATTGGGTTATAACCAAACCGACACTAGAGACCTAACAACCGATAGACCCTTAGAAGGGCGTGCCCTGCACCAAGGAACAATGAACTTTTTTGTGAACGCACCTGGCGGTTGGGAATTTGCCCTCCGAGCGAAACGTTTAGACAAACGGCCGTTTTATAGTACAACCAATGAATTCACTGCCGGATCGAGTACAGCTCTAATTGACCAACAAACGAAAAGCGTTGAAGAAAATAACAAAGTTGTGTATGGAAAACCATTCACACTCCTAAACGTGAGAATGGAGAAAAAATTCTTCGATGGAAGAATGTCTCTATTTTTAGGAGTGGACAACGTTCTAGACCAATACGAGCTTACATACAATCCTATTCGTCCCAGGTTTTACTATGGTGGACTCCAAGCCACTTTTTGA
- a CDS encoding DUF3015 domain-containing protein has protein sequence MLNHSFRLFFKIQLIIVSLVCLMTSFSVSAEPYGMAGCGLGSMVSVWKNDIGQVLAATTNGSLSSQTFGITSGTSNCTTDGIVRADKAQEVFVIYNEEPLELETTRGTGERIRTIASLLGCPTHGSQLGKLMKEKHSFIFDKSKEGDSVSRSKVILSRLKSKIAEDSELKQACLY, from the coding sequence ATGTTGAATCATAGTTTCCGACTCTTTTTTAAAATTCAGCTAATAATTGTTAGTTTAGTATGTCTTATGACTTCTTTCTCAGTTTCTGCGGAACCGTATGGAATGGCGGGTTGTGGGCTAGGTTCCATGGTTTCTGTTTGGAAAAATGATATCGGGCAGGTCCTTGCAGCGACAACCAATGGTAGTTTGTCATCGCAGACTTTTGGAATCACTTCAGGAACTTCCAATTGTACGACAGATGGGATTGTTCGAGCTGATAAGGCACAAGAGGTATTTGTAATTTATAATGAAGAACCTTTGGAATTAGAAACAACGCGAGGAACTGGAGAAAGAATACGAACCATCGCTTCTTTACTTGGTTGTCCAACTCATGGATCACAATTGGGAAAACTGATGAAGGAAAAACATTCTTTTATCTTTGATAAATCCAAGGAAGGCGATTCCGTTTCCAGATCAAAAGTCATTCTTTCCAGATTAAAATCCAAAATTGCCGAAGACTCTGAATTGAAACAAGCTTGTTTGTATTAA
- a CDS encoding FAD-binding oxidoreductase, with protein sequence MLTPQINLFKKSNPILAQVLANTRLTPEPGKGKRPATEGDSAVHRITIAVDHNTYPYMIGQSAGIIPPGVDPEKQTKGSADPSYTIRLYSIASPSFSFGQTKDNIEFVVKRDNVYDENGNLVHKGVCSNYLCDLKPGDTVTMTGPAGKKFLLPQVDYTGDIFFFATGTGISPFFGMVEELLVQKLISFQGNVWLVYGAPYSDEIVLRDYFEDISKNHSNFHFITAISREEKNSFDGGKMYITHRAKENAEAIKNAVNGNGKFYICGGPKGMEKGVIQEIMSACATDLSYDEFKKHLEEKEQLFVETY encoded by the coding sequence TTGCTTACCCCTCAGATCAATCTGTTTAAAAAATCCAATCCCATCTTAGCGCAAGTTCTGGCAAACACCCGTTTGACTCCTGAACCAGGCAAAGGCAAACGCCCAGCGACTGAAGGAGATTCGGCAGTGCATCGAATCACCATCGCCGTCGACCATAATACTTATCCTTACATGATCGGCCAAAGTGCGGGAATCATCCCTCCTGGTGTGGATCCAGAAAAACAAACAAAAGGATCGGCCGACCCTTCGTATACCATTCGTTTGTATTCGATCGCCTCACCTTCGTTCAGTTTTGGTCAAACCAAGGACAATATCGAATTTGTAGTGAAAAGAGACAATGTATACGATGAAAATGGAAACCTTGTTCATAAGGGAGTTTGTTCCAATTATCTTTGTGATTTGAAACCTGGTGATACTGTTACCATGACAGGACCCGCTGGTAAAAAATTCCTTTTACCTCAAGTGGATTATACTGGTGATATTTTCTTTTTTGCAACAGGTACAGGAATCAGTCCTTTTTTTGGGATGGTGGAAGAACTCCTTGTCCAAAAACTCATCTCTTTTCAAGGAAATGTTTGGTTGGTGTATGGAGCGCCCTATTCCGACGAAATCGTACTTCGTGATTATTTTGAAGATATTTCCAAAAATCACTCTAACTTTCATTTTATAACGGCGATTAGCCGAGAAGAAAAAAATTCCTTTGATGGTGGAAAGATGTACATCACACATCGGGCAAAAGAAAATGCAGAAGCGATTAAAAATGCTGTCAATGGAAACGGTAAGTTTTATATTTGTGGCGGCCCCAAGGGAATGGAGAAAGGAGTGATACAAGAAATCATGTCTGCTTGCGCAACTGATCTTTCGTATGATGAATTTAAAAAACACCTAGAGGAAAAAGAACAACTTTTTGTAGAGACTTACTAA
- a CDS encoding transcriptional coactivator p15/PC4 family protein, with product MAKTGIIRDIDKGRGEVIRVEISEYKGQTFFNIRVWYTDPNGELKPTQKGVAISPTLVGELKEAIEEAERWLA from the coding sequence ATGGCAAAAACAGGAATCATTCGAGACATTGACAAAGGTCGCGGAGAAGTCATCCGCGTGGAAATCTCCGAATACAAAGGACAAACTTTTTTTAATATTCGAGTTTGGTATACCGATCCCAACGGAGAATTAAAACCCACTCAAAAAGGTGTCGCTATTTCACCAACTCTTGTCGGTGAATTGAAAGAGGCAATTGAAGAAGCTGAACGATGGTTGGCTTAA
- a CDS encoding VWA domain-containing protein has protein sequence MFIDAKLEYPLIKEKEVQENHLLLRFRTPANPKIDERKPLVIGLAVDKSWSMKGEKMESVIDASCALVNWLTRHDAVTIIAYSADVQIIQPVTHLTEKVSVTDKIRNIQVATSTNLSGGWLSALKSLSQSKIANAYKRVLLLTDGNPTSGIKEKEALVKIAEDHFAMGISTTTIGVGKDFNEEMLVDIAKAGGGNFHYIDNPEKASDIFFEEFGDIGALYAQAIDVELQLAPGVRLKQVLSETSHQILEEFDEFLGDSKTISRQKINLQLGDLRADDIRNLVLRLEIDDRVNLIESPFCEVNVSYYNLLQQNVLESVKDSFQFPKGKNRGKQDPDVLVEILVANATLGIKEITDLIRREHVEDAKAILFGLIQDIKNNLHFAPNALGSVLNRLQVLETKITTKSDDLKKHLFVNSQMMLKGPEKLDLKDMVLHDEIFEYRTIGDIDLYKCPEIKLLIEQKMSEGYRYMIFDFANTSHIDSSAIGMVIQIVGWLRRRGGELVVANIHDSVKKIFEITRLYNHIRVAETVSSAKEILQRIIYANEGDKN, from the coding sequence ATGTTCATAGATGCCAAATTGGAATATCCGCTGATCAAAGAAAAAGAGGTTCAGGAAAACCATCTTTTACTTCGATTCCGAACCCCTGCCAATCCCAAAATTGATGAAAGGAAACCTTTGGTCATCGGTCTTGCCGTGGATAAAAGTTGGTCTATGAAGGGCGAAAAAATGGAATCTGTGATTGATGCTTCTTGTGCACTGGTTAACTGGCTGACAAGACATGATGCAGTCACCATCATTGCTTATTCTGCTGATGTGCAAATCATTCAACCAGTTACCCACCTAACAGAAAAAGTTTCTGTCACTGACAAAATTAGAAACATCCAAGTTGCTACATCTACTAATTTAAGTGGTGGATGGTTGTCTGCCTTAAAGAGTTTGTCGCAATCCAAAATTGCGAATGCTTACAAAAGAGTATTGTTACTCACAGATGGAAATCCTACCTCAGGCATTAAGGAAAAAGAAGCACTTGTAAAAATTGCCGAAGACCATTTTGCAATGGGAATCTCTACAACTACCATTGGGGTAGGAAAAGATTTTAATGAAGAGATGTTGGTGGATATTGCTAAGGCTGGTGGTGGTAATTTTCATTATATAGATAACCCAGAAAAGGCGTCTGATATTTTCTTCGAAGAATTTGGAGATATTGGAGCTTTATATGCGCAAGCCATTGATGTGGAATTACAATTAGCTCCCGGTGTTAGGTTGAAACAAGTTTTGTCAGAAACCTCCCACCAAATTCTAGAAGAATTTGATGAGTTTTTAGGTGATTCTAAGACGATATCTAGGCAAAAAATTAATCTTCAGTTAGGTGATCTCAGGGCAGACGATATTCGCAATTTGGTTTTACGTCTCGAAATTGATGATCGGGTGAACCTAATTGAATCTCCTTTTTGTGAAGTAAATGTTTCGTATTACAATTTATTACAACAGAATGTTTTGGAATCGGTGAAAGATTCCTTTCAATTTCCTAAAGGCAAAAATCGTGGAAAACAAGATCCCGATGTGCTTGTGGAAATTTTGGTAGCTAATGCAACTTTGGGGATTAAAGAAATTACTGATTTGATTCGACGTGAACATGTAGAAGATGCCAAAGCAATACTATTTGGACTCATTCAAGATATAAAAAACAATCTACATTTTGCTCCAAACGCACTCGGTTCTGTACTCAATCGTTTACAGGTATTAGAAACAAAAATTACAACTAAATCGGATGATCTAAAAAAACACCTATTTGTGAATTCGCAAATGATGTTAAAAGGGCCTGAAAAATTAGATTTAAAAGATATGGTTCTTCATGATGAAATTTTTGAATATCGCACTATAGGTGATATTGACTTATATAAATGTCCGGAAATCAAACTTCTCATTGAACAAAAGATGTCCGAAGGATACAGATATATGATTTTTGATTTTGCCAATACTTCACATATTGATTCTTCAGCAATTGGGATGGTGATTCAAATTGTGGGTTGGTTACGGCGTCGCGGAGGAGAACTTGTGGTTGCCAACATTCATGATTCCGTAAAAAAAATTTTTGAAATCACTCGGTTGTACAACCACATTCGTGTAGCAGAAACTGTTTCTTCTGCTAAAGAAATATTACAAAGGATTATTTACGCTAACGAAGGAGATAAGAACTAA
- a CDS encoding 7-carboxy-7-deazaguanine synthase QueE — translation MFGKIHEVYSSISGEGISQGIPTVFIRFAGCSLRCGKTETRALWCDTAYALGPNQGEEKTLDTIWTELETLDSHHGYQVLLTGGEPLEGKNRDLSTSLANRIYNHRISHNLPYPASRVETNGSERITEDSFFIFTMDYKLPGSGMEERMDQENFRILEKRHNSLDEIKFVVRDRIDFDRSIEVIREQKIQTNILYSPVHGEVDAKELVEWIKVDNPPKCRLSLQIHKVLWGNQKGV, via the coding sequence ATGTTTGGAAAAATTCACGAAGTCTATTCATCCATTTCTGGCGAAGGAATTTCGCAAGGAATACCAACTGTCTTCATACGATTTGCTGGATGTTCCTTACGTTGTGGCAAAACGGAAACAAGAGCCTTATGGTGTGACACAGCATATGCCTTAGGTCCCAATCAGGGCGAAGAAAAAACTCTCGATACCATATGGACTGAATTAGAAACGCTAGATTCACACCACGGATACCAAGTATTACTCACTGGTGGCGAACCCTTAGAAGGGAAAAATCGTGATCTATCCACATCCCTTGCCAATCGCATCTACAACCACAGAATCAGTCATAATTTGCCCTACCCAGCTTCCCGCGTGGAAACCAATGGAAGCGAACGAATCACCGAAGATTCTTTTTTTATTTTCACTATGGACTACAAACTACCTGGCTCCGGGATGGAAGAGCGTATGGATCAGGAAAATTTCCGGATTCTAGAAAAGAGACATAATTCACTTGACGAAATCAAGTTCGTTGTGCGAGATAGAATCGACTTTGATAGAAGTATTGAAGTCATTCGCGAACAAAAAATACAGACAAATATATTGTATTCGCCAGTCCACGGTGAAGTGGATGCCAAAGAACTAGTTGAATGGATCAAAGTAGACAATCCACCTAAGTGTCGTTTGTCGCTTCAAATTCACAAAGTGCTTTGGGGAAATCAGAAAGGAGTTTGA
- a CDS encoding DEAD/DEAH box helicase: MDIPTQLSLDFETTVEPKQTNEYGFLVDEPELGLAKVTKETATSVELFFESKEIFRTVNKSNKQLQFLNQYPESLRIWEEFPKAMDLSLAASQLKLTYNFNKLSSLSNSRTRLLPHQIESTFIVANSLKPRFILADEVGLGKTIEAGLAVKELMFRRGLKRVLVVAPSPLLVQWQQEMKNKFNEEFAIVRRRNFVTNGPDHWRNFNKIITSIDFIKNPRYAEEILGTKWDIVVFDEAHRLRRDYSKITRGYLFAEKIARKTECLLLLTATPFRGKLEELFYLLHLVDPNILGPYHTFVNDYVVGQKGDLKEKISKVLLRRRKVEVGGFTKRFAKTVRIDLSPIERAFYDETTDYVKREYNMAMGTKNRAIGFVMVVFQKLLDSSVIALLSALQKRKFMLESKFHYMKEHETTLDDWDLDETEGVEEFITELEDEEMSSFQRIKRELFTLNRLIHLGKQIKEDKKTQKLKETLYRLKKEGHKKFIIFTQFRTTQDHLQSVLEPDFKVSPFHGSLSMDEKEVAIQKFKEDYEILICTEAGGEGRNLQFANILFNYDLPWSPLKIEQRIGRIHRFGQKDNVYIFNFASKDTVAERILEVLTNKIRLFEESIGASDDLLGTIEEELDFNSSLMKFVTGTKTKEELETEFDLRIQVAQKGFEKLNALVTPKVLDFNLKDYYDHTLEEREWNNSHLEEVVAQGSKFFQNLLPGTLTLINKGSYEYKNAEGKVKKATFDSDLALTNDSLEFMAFGHPFVEKVTELLTQSDVGRKKKYLISNHLSQKILFVFQVEFDFSLKRKDLFFMEFDLKKKKTLVFTEKPAEWTEAKTYVPEKEIPLSKLEEAFIHCYPIVEKEAETKKEILRKETLSIFQKEEYKVELSHQKTIRQLEEKLMRQEAAYKWDNRPEKKAVLHKTMKEIQRAKDEYTVEIRKIKNGATIFHKIRLFQTYISI, encoded by the coding sequence ATGGACATCCCTACTCAATTAAGTTTAGATTTTGAAACAACGGTTGAACCAAAACAAACAAATGAGTATGGGTTTCTCGTCGATGAACCAGAGTTAGGTCTAGCTAAAGTCACGAAAGAGACTGCTACCTCAGTCGAATTATTCTTTGAATCCAAAGAAATTTTTCGAACGGTTAATAAATCAAACAAACAATTACAATTTTTAAATCAATATCCAGAGTCTCTGCGTATTTGGGAAGAATTTCCCAAAGCAATGGACTTATCCCTTGCAGCAAGTCAACTCAAACTGACTTATAATTTTAATAAACTATCCTCTCTTTCAAATTCTAGAACTCGTCTCCTTCCTCACCAAATTGAATCCACTTTCATTGTAGCTAATAGTTTAAAACCAAGGTTTATCTTAGCAGATGAAGTGGGGCTTGGAAAAACCATTGAAGCTGGCCTAGCTGTAAAGGAACTTATGTTTCGCCGCGGTCTCAAACGAGTGCTTGTGGTTGCTCCTTCTCCTCTTCTTGTTCAATGGCAACAAGAGATGAAAAACAAATTCAATGAGGAATTTGCCATCGTTCGCAGAAGGAACTTTGTTACGAACGGCCCGGATCATTGGCGAAATTTTAACAAAATCATTACCTCCATCGATTTTATCAAAAACCCAAGGTATGCCGAAGAAATCCTCGGAACTAAATGGGATATCGTTGTTTTTGATGAAGCACATAGACTCAGACGCGATTATTCTAAAATCACTCGTGGGTATCTATTTGCAGAGAAAATTGCACGTAAAACGGAATGCCTCCTCCTTCTCACTGCCACACCTTTTCGTGGAAAATTAGAAGAGTTGTTTTATCTCTTACACTTAGTAGATCCAAATATTCTTGGTCCCTATCACACTTTTGTAAATGATTATGTCGTTGGCCAAAAAGGTGACTTAAAGGAAAAAATCTCCAAAGTATTACTTCGCCGTCGAAAGGTAGAAGTGGGTGGATTTACCAAACGATTTGCCAAAACAGTTCGAATTGATTTATCTCCCATCGAACGTGCGTTTTATGACGAAACTACTGACTATGTAAAAAGAGAATACAATATGGCAATGGGAACCAAAAACCGTGCCATTGGATTTGTGATGGTTGTATTCCAGAAATTACTAGATTCCTCTGTCATCGCACTCCTTTCAGCTCTACAAAAACGTAAGTTTATGTTGGAATCCAAATTCCATTACATGAAAGAACATGAAACGACTCTAGATGATTGGGATTTAGATGAAACGGAAGGTGTCGAAGAATTCATTACCGAATTGGAAGACGAAGAAATGTCTAGTTTCCAAAGGATCAAACGAGAGCTCTTTACTTTAAATCGACTCATTCATTTGGGAAAACAAATCAAAGAAGATAAAAAAACTCAAAAATTAAAAGAAACACTCTACCGCCTTAAAAAAGAAGGCCATAAAAAATTCATTATCTTCACGCAGTTTAGAACCACACAAGACCACTTACAATCTGTATTAGAACCTGACTTCAAAGTTTCCCCTTTCCATGGTTCCTTAAGTATGGATGAAAAGGAAGTCGCCATTCAAAAATTTAAGGAAGACTACGAGATTTTAATTTGTACAGAAGCGGGAGGGGAAGGTCGTAACTTACAATTTGCTAATATACTTTTTAATTATGACTTACCTTGGAGTCCACTTAAGATCGAACAACGAATTGGAAGGATCCATCGTTTTGGTCAAAAAGACAATGTCTATATATTTAACTTTGCTTCCAAAGATACTGTTGCTGAAAGGATTTTAGAAGTACTCACAAATAAAATCCGTTTGTTTGAAGAATCCATTGGTGCTTCCGATGACTTACTCGGTACCATCGAAGAGGAACTAGATTTCAACTCTAGCCTTATGAAGTTCGTAACAGGAACGAAAACCAAAGAAGAATTAGAAACAGAATTTGATCTCCGCATCCAAGTAGCTCAGAAAGGATTTGAAAAACTCAACGCTCTCGTCACACCAAAAGTTTTAGACTTTAATTTAAAAGATTATTACGACCATACACTCGAAGAAAGAGAATGGAACAATAGCCATTTAGAAGAAGTAGTTGCACAAGGTTCTAAGTTTTTTCAAAACTTATTACCGGGTACCCTCACTCTCATAAACAAAGGATCTTACGAATACAAAAATGCAGAAGGGAAAGTTAAAAAAGCAACTTTCGATTCTGACCTTGCTTTAACCAATGACTCACTCGAATTTATGGCCTTTGGACATCCTTTTGTAGAGAAGGTAACAGAGTTACTCACTCAAAGTGATGTGGGCCGCAAAAAGAAATATCTAATCTCTAATCATTTAAGTCAAAAAATACTTTTTGTTTTCCAAGTAGAATTTGATTTTTCTCTCAAACGAAAAGACCTCTTCTTCATGGAATTTGATTTGAAGAAAAAGAAAACTTTAGTTTTTACCGAAAAACCTGCCGAATGGACAGAAGCAAAAACTTATGTTCCTGAAAAAGAAATTCCTTTATCGAAACTAGAAGAAGCATTTATTCATTGTTATCCGATTGTTGAAAAAGAAGCAGAAACCAAAAAAGAAATTTTAAGAAAAGAAACTTTGTCAATCTTTCAAAAAGAAGAATATAAAGTAGAACTTTCTCACCAAAAAACCATCCGCCAACTCGAAGAAAAGCTAATGCGCCAAGAAGCCGCTTATAAATGGGACAATCGTCCTGAAAAAAAAGCAGTGCTTCACAAAACCATGAAAGAAATCCAACGAGCCAAAGACGAATACACTGTAGAGATACGTAAAATCAAAAACGGTGCTACCAT